A single region of the Nitrospira sp. genome encodes:
- a CDS encoding DUF882 domain-containing protein: MSVHTPSLWTRRSLFRTVAAGAALAVAKLALPSGAWASRLPDGRLSLYNLHTDERLSVRYRDENGVYDQEALRDLNHLLRCHHTNESRTMDVQLIEFVNLVQQRIGGRRDVYIVSGYRSPEYNEQLIKMGTRAARHSYHVSGQAMDVQIPGVSLRTLREVALRLGCGGVGYYPRGKFVHLDSGPFRHW; this comes from the coding sequence CGGAGTCTATTTCGTACGGTGGCCGCTGGCGCGGCGTTGGCGGTGGCAAAACTGGCGTTGCCCTCCGGTGCGTGGGCGTCACGACTTCCTGATGGACGTCTCAGTCTGTACAACCTGCATACTGACGAACGGCTGTCGGTGAGGTATCGGGATGAGAATGGTGTGTACGATCAAGAGGCACTCCGCGATCTGAATCACCTTCTGCGGTGTCACCACACGAACGAATCCAGAACAATGGATGTCCAGCTTATCGAGTTCGTGAATTTGGTGCAGCAGCGGATCGGCGGACGACGCGATGTGTATATCGTCTCAGGATACCGTTCTCCCGAATACAATGAACAGCTCATCAAAATGGGCACCCGCGCCGCGCGCCATAGTTACCACGTGTCCGGCCAAGCCATGGATGTACAAATCCCGGGTGTGTCGTTGAGGACCCTGCGCGAGGTTGCGTTACGCCTTGGTTGTGGCGGGGTCGGTTACTATCCGCGCGGCAAGTTCGTGCATCTTGACTCCGGTCCTTTTCGCCACTGGTAG